In one window of Phalacrocorax carbo chromosome 22, bPhaCar2.1, whole genome shotgun sequence DNA:
- the STMN1 gene encoding stathmin: MATSDIQVKELEKRASGQAFELILSPRSKEAVPEFPLSPPKKKDVSLEEIQKKLEAAEERRKSHEAEVLKQLAEKREHEKEVLQKAIEENNNFSKMAEEKLTHKMEANKENREAQMAAKLERLREKDKHIEEVRKNKEGKDPGEAETD; this comes from the exons ATGGCTACTTCTG ATATTCAAGTGAAGGAACTGGAAAAGCGTGCCTCTGGGCAGGCATTTGAGCTGATACTGAGTCCCCGCTCAAAAGAAGCAGTCCCGGAATTCCCTCTTTCTCCCCCAAAGAAGAAGGATGTGTCATTGGAAGAGATTCAGAAGAAGTTGGAAGCAGCGGAAGAGAGACGTAAG TCTCATGAAGCGGAAGTCTTGAAGCAGCTTGCTGAGAAGCGGGAGCATGAAAAAGAGGTGCTTCAGAAAGCAattgaagaaaacaacaacttCAGCAAAATGGCAGAGGAGAAGCTGACCCACAAAATGGAAGCTAACAAAGAGAACCGTGAGGCACAAATGGCTGCTAAACTGGAACGCTTGAGGGAGAAG GACAAGCATATTGAAGAGGTTCGAAAGAACAAAGAAGGCAAAGACCCTGGTGAGGCTGAAACCGACTGA